The DNA region CGGCTAAGCTTCTTTTTTTGCGGTAAAATTGATTCACAACAGCAAAAGTCTCGCATTCCACGCCTTTTCTCCTCCTCCCGGCCCCGTTAACAGCGGGGCCGGGCCCTCTCGTTATCTGATAAGCCCTGCTAATCCCCGGAACTAAACACGCTGAATATGATTAAGCCACTTTAAACATCGGCCAAAAAATCATCACACCTTTTTAAGTTAACAATGGTCCTGACGAAAATCTTTCGGCTTCGCTTTAATTGTCGTGCAGTGCGTTAATTGCCTCTGCCAGGACCAGGAATAATCCAGGATAAATAGTTTATTGCTCCTTAACACTAACGTTATCTGTCTTACGCCTGCTTCTCTTCATTGCGCATCATTGATGCCAGAGATTAATATTTATTTATTAACGCAGCGGCGGAATTGTCTTACTCCTTTATCACTGAGTGAAGTTAATCGTGGTTTTTAACCCGCTTTTCTCAGGGCCAGACCACAATAAAAAGCCGTGGATAAAAACGTAACGTCCATAATGTTGTCCCTTTTTCCCTGATTAATGACCGATATCTGAACAGTGAATCCCTTTTCAGTGCGAAAAGATCGGGGGAGAGACGGGTGTAAGAGGCTTTTTTTCACGGGTTAAGGGGGGATAACCAGGGGAAGCGCGGGGAATCGCCTGGGTGCAGCACCGTATGAAAACGATTTCGCGGCATAAATCTGCCGGAGAGCGAGCAAATCGGCATAGGGCTTAATCTTAAAAAGCCGCGCAGAGTCGTCTCTGCGCGGCAATCACCTGCTGTTTCGCGTGGGGGTTAGTCGTTCACCGACACCACCCGCGGCTGAGGTTTGATACGCATGGCCCAGATTACGCCCGCCATCAGACAGAGAATCCCCGTGACGGTGAGCTGCGGCGGCCAGCGTTGATACCAGAGAAACGTCCATAACAGGCCGAAGAGGATTTCGAAAACGATCAGCGGCCCCATCAGAACGGTGGGCAGCCGCTGGCTGGCCGCGTTCCAGCACAGGGTGCCGAGCCAGGAACAGAGCAGGCCAATCGCCAGCATCAGGGTGATAAACACGGCAGGCCGTGGCCCGAACGGCAGGGAAAACGCGGGCTGCTGCCAGGCGATCTGCACGCTGACCAGCAGATACATCACCAGCGCCATCGGCAGCGTCACCATCCCCTGCGCGGTGGCCCAGGTCGAGGGCCGCAGTTCGGGATGCGTCCGCAGCCAGCGGGCGTTGCGCAGCGGATACCAGGTCCAGCAGACCACAGCCAGCAGCGCCAGCACTATGCCGGTGAGGTAACGGCTGAGATCCAGTCTCGTGCCCTGATTCTGCAGCTCCGCCGCGTTAACGCAGAGCAGCCCGGTGGCCATCATAATCAGCGCCGGGAACAGCCGCCGCCACGAGAGCCGCCCTTCGAGGTGGCCGTAACAGAGATTGGCCGTGACGGCGATCACCACCGGCAGCGTGCCGATGATCATGGTGGAGACCG from Pantoea deleyi includes:
- a CDS encoding DMT family transporter: MFAGVIFAITAGLMWGLIFVGPLLVPDYPGALQSAGRYVAFGLIALPLAWHDRRRLRQLQRADWREAIKLSLVGNLFYYAFLANAIQRTGGPVSTMIIGTLPVVIAVTANLCYGHLEGRLSWRRLFPALIMMATGLLCVNAAELQNQGTRLDLSRYLTGIVLALLAVVCWTWYPLRNARWLRTHPELRPSTWATAQGMVTLPMALVMYLLVSVQIAWQQPAFSLPFGPRPAVFITLMLAIGLLCSWLGTLCWNAASQRLPTVLMGPLIVFEILFGLLWTFLWYQRWPPQLTVTGILCLMAGVIWAMRIKPQPRVVSVND